The proteins below come from a single Mangifera indica cultivar Alphonso chromosome 16, CATAS_Mindica_2.1, whole genome shotgun sequence genomic window:
- the LOC123199546 gene encoding uncharacterized protein LOC123199546 encodes MAFGCSIRAFQHHIRPVICIDAAFLKGRYLGQLFIAVALDGNNQIYPLAFGIGPREDHDTWCWFLTKVRDCIGEVPQLAIISDRHVSIFSALAEVFPGVHHGYCCHHLHCNMRSKYKKNAKVAWMYWKAAKAYTEFEFQQVMKSLSRLHPEATAYLHEVSFDRWARAYFPGHRYNVMTTNIAESFNALVKHARGLPITMLIEFIRGTLQRWFYERRNHANACTSPVTPWVEDKIAKRVRKSSNLEVRPITTERYQVLGSGQC; translated from the exons atggcgTTCGGTTGTAGTATCCGTGCATTTCAACATCATATTCGAccggttatttgtattgatgctgctttcttaaagggtcgatatctgggtcaactatttattgctGTCGCATTAGAtgggaataatcaaatatatccgcttgcttttgggattggtccccgggaagatcatgacacatggtgctGGTTTTTAACGAAGGTGCGGGATTGtattggtgaggtacctcaGTTGGCCATCATTTCAGATCGACATGTCAGCATATTTTCTGCATTGGCTGAAGTTTTTCCTGGTGTGCATcacggttattgttgtcaccatctccattgtaacatgcggtccaagtacaaaaagaatgctaaagtcgcatggatgtattggaaagcAGCCAAGGCGTacactgaatttgaattccaacaGGTCATGAAGTCACTGTCCCGTTTGCACCCTGAGGCAACTGCATACTTGCATGAAGTGAGTTTTGATCGATGGGCACGAGCATATTTTCCAGGGCAtaggtacaatgtaatgactaccaatattgctgagtcatttaatgccttaGTCAAACATGCTCGAGGTTTACCTATTACTATGCTGATCGAGTTCATTAGAGGTACATTAcagcgatggttttatgaaagaagaaatcatgcca atgcTTGTACCAGTCCAGTCACACCTTGGGTTGAAGATAAGATCGCAAAACGTGTACGAAAGTCATCAAACTTAGAAGTGCGTCCTATAACAACTGAGCGATACCAGGTTCTTGGTAGTGGCCAATGCTAA
- the LOC123199708 gene encoding ATPase family AAA domain-containing protein 3C isoform X1, with translation MAASRLSSCLAVAAAAASLSTASKRACSDAPSRFPFFSSYGQTSTSKDDQTDAKKSQEVEEPKGSGFDPEALERGAKALREINSSRYAKEVFKVMRKQEEARLAELEAEKAHYEAIQSQIDIDRQRKLYEEHRNLVQQEAQAKAQKMRYEDELARKRMQTDHEAQRRHNVELVKMQEESSVRKEQARRATEEQIQAQQRHTEKERAEIERETIRVKAMAEAEGRAHEAKLTEHQNRRMLIERINGERDKWLAAINTTFSHIEEGFRTLLTDRNKLIMTIGGATALAAGVYTTREGARVTWGYINRILGQPSLIRESSIGKFPWSGLLPQARNKMLSNRTAAGATESVEFKKHNGGIILHPSLQRRIEHLAKATSNTKIHQAPFRNMMFYGPPGTGKTMVAREIARKSGLDYAMMTGGDVAPLGAQAVTKIHEIFDWAKKSKKGLLLFIDEADAFLCERNSIHMSEAQRSALNALLFRTGDQSRDTVLVLATNRPGDLDSAITDRIDEVIEFPLPGEEERFKLLKLYLNKYLSDKDDSASKWSFLIKKRPQKITIKDLSEDVLKEAAKKTDGFSGREIAKLVASVQAAVYARPDCVLDSQLLKEVVDYKVAEHHQRIKLQQPKNKS, from the exons ATGGCTGCCTCAAGACTATCTTCATGTTTAGCAGTGGCCGCCGCAGCGGCCTCCCTGTCGACAGCTTCAAAACGTGCTTGTTCTGACGCGCCGTCTCGATTCCCTTTCTTCTCTTCTTATGGTCAGACTTCAACGAGTAAAGATGACCAGACGGATGCAAAGAAATCTCAGGAGGTAGAGGAGCCAAAGGGATCGGGATTCGATCCTGAGGCTTTGGAGAGAGGTGCTAAAGCTCTACGCGAAATCAATAGCTCTCGTTATGCCAAagag GTTTTTAAAGTTATGAGGAAGCAGGAAGAAGCTCGACTGGCAGAGTTGGAAGCTGAAAAAGCTCATTATGAAGCTATTCAATCCCAAATTGATATT GACAGGCAGCGAAAATTATATGAAGAACATAGAAATTTAGTGCAGCAAGAAGCACAGGCAAAGGCTCAAAAGATGAGATATGAAGATGAATTGGCCAGAAAAAGAATGCAG ACCGATCATGAGGCTCAGAGGCGGCATAATGTTGAATTGGTTAAAATGCAAGAGGAATCTTCTGTACGGAAAGAACAAGCAAGACGCGCTACTGAAGAGCAAATTCAGGCTCAGCAGCGCCATACCGAGAAAGAAAGGGCTGAAATAGAAAGGGAAACAATAAGAGTCAAGGCCATGGCTGAGGCTGAAGGCCGGGCCCATGAAGCAAAATTGACTGAGCATCAAAACCGGAGAATGCTTATAGAACGGATTAATGGTGAAAGAGACAAATGGCTGGCTGCAATTAATACAACTTTTAGTCACATTGAAG AGGGTTTCAGGACTTTATTGACAGATAGGAATAAGTTGATTATGACAATTGGAGGAGCCACTGCATTGGCTGCAGGAGTTTATACAACTAG AGAAGGTGCCAGAGTTACATGGGGCTATATTAACCGGATATTGGGACAGCCCTCACTTATTCGAGAATCATCAATTGGTAAATTTCCATGGTCAGGACTGTTGCCTCAAGCAAGGAACAAAATGCTTAGTAATAGGACAGCAGCTGGAGCAACGGAGTCTGTTGAATTTAAAAAGCATAATGGAGGTATAATTCTCCATCCTTCCTTGCAAAGAAGGATAGAGCATCTTGCTAAGGCTACGTCAAACACCAAGATCCACCAGGCACCCTTTCGCAACATGATGTTTTATGGACCCCCTGGTACTGGTAAAACTATGGTTGCTAGAGAGATCGCTCGAAAATCG GGCCTGGATTATGCCATGATGACAGGAGGAGATGTTGCACCCCTTGGTGCACAGGCTGTTACCAAGATCCACGAGATATTTGATTGGGCAAAGAAGTCAAAAAAAGGCTTGCTGCTCTTTATTGACGAGGCTGATGCATTTTTATGCGA GCGTAATAGCATACATATGAGTGAAGCACAGCGAAGTGCTTTAAACGCATTGCTCTTCCGAACTGGGGATCAGTCCAGAGACACAGTTCTTGTCCTTGCCACCAACAGGCCAGGAGATCTTGACAGTGCCATTACTGACCGCATTGATGAAGTGATTGAGTTTCCTCTTCCTGGAGAGGAGGAGCGGTTCAAACTGCTGAAACTCTACTTGAACAAATACCTTTCTGACAAAGATGACAGTGCATCCAAATGGAGCTTTTTGATCAAGAAAAGACCACAGAAGATAACCATAAAAGATTTGTCCGAAGATGTCCTTAAAGAGGCTGCCAAGAAGACCGATGGGTTCTCTGGGCGTGAAATAGCAAAACTCGTTGCCAGTGTTCAAGCAGCCGTTTATGCCCGCCCAGACTGTGTACTGGATTCCCAGCTGCTCAAAGAGGTCGTCGATTATAAAGTTGCAGAGCATCACCAGCGAATTAAACTTCAGCAGCCCAAAAACAAGTCTTAG
- the LOC123199708 gene encoding ATPase family AAA domain-containing protein 3 isoform X2, producing the protein MKLFNPKLILQRKLYEEHRNLVQQEAQAKAQKMRYEDELARKRMQTDHEAQRRHNVELVKMQEESSVRKEQARRATEEQIQAQQRHTEKERAEIERETIRVKAMAEAEGRAHEAKLTEHQNRRMLIERINGERDKWLAAINTTFSHIEEGFRTLLTDRNKLIMTIGGATALAAGVYTTREGARVTWGYINRILGQPSLIRESSIGKFPWSGLLPQARNKMLSNRTAAGATESVEFKKHNGGIILHPSLQRRIEHLAKATSNTKIHQAPFRNMMFYGPPGTGKTMVAREIARKSGLDYAMMTGGDVAPLGAQAVTKIHEIFDWAKKSKKGLLLFIDEADAFLCERNSIHMSEAQRSALNALLFRTGDQSRDTVLVLATNRPGDLDSAITDRIDEVIEFPLPGEEERFKLLKLYLNKYLSDKDDSASKWSFLIKKRPQKITIKDLSEDVLKEAAKKTDGFSGREIAKLVASVQAAVYARPDCVLDSQLLKEVVDYKVAEHHQRIKLQQPKNKS; encoded by the exons ATGAAGCTATTCAATCCCAAATTGATATT GCAGCGAAAATTATATGAAGAACATAGAAATTTAGTGCAGCAAGAAGCACAGGCAAAGGCTCAAAAGATGAGATATGAAGATGAATTGGCCAGAAAAAGAATGCAG ACCGATCATGAGGCTCAGAGGCGGCATAATGTTGAATTGGTTAAAATGCAAGAGGAATCTTCTGTACGGAAAGAACAAGCAAGACGCGCTACTGAAGAGCAAATTCAGGCTCAGCAGCGCCATACCGAGAAAGAAAGGGCTGAAATAGAAAGGGAAACAATAAGAGTCAAGGCCATGGCTGAGGCTGAAGGCCGGGCCCATGAAGCAAAATTGACTGAGCATCAAAACCGGAGAATGCTTATAGAACGGATTAATGGTGAAAGAGACAAATGGCTGGCTGCAATTAATACAACTTTTAGTCACATTGAAG AGGGTTTCAGGACTTTATTGACAGATAGGAATAAGTTGATTATGACAATTGGAGGAGCCACTGCATTGGCTGCAGGAGTTTATACAACTAG AGAAGGTGCCAGAGTTACATGGGGCTATATTAACCGGATATTGGGACAGCCCTCACTTATTCGAGAATCATCAATTGGTAAATTTCCATGGTCAGGACTGTTGCCTCAAGCAAGGAACAAAATGCTTAGTAATAGGACAGCAGCTGGAGCAACGGAGTCTGTTGAATTTAAAAAGCATAATGGAGGTATAATTCTCCATCCTTCCTTGCAAAGAAGGATAGAGCATCTTGCTAAGGCTACGTCAAACACCAAGATCCACCAGGCACCCTTTCGCAACATGATGTTTTATGGACCCCCTGGTACTGGTAAAACTATGGTTGCTAGAGAGATCGCTCGAAAATCG GGCCTGGATTATGCCATGATGACAGGAGGAGATGTTGCACCCCTTGGTGCACAGGCTGTTACCAAGATCCACGAGATATTTGATTGGGCAAAGAAGTCAAAAAAAGGCTTGCTGCTCTTTATTGACGAGGCTGATGCATTTTTATGCGA GCGTAATAGCATACATATGAGTGAAGCACAGCGAAGTGCTTTAAACGCATTGCTCTTCCGAACTGGGGATCAGTCCAGAGACACAGTTCTTGTCCTTGCCACCAACAGGCCAGGAGATCTTGACAGTGCCATTACTGACCGCATTGATGAAGTGATTGAGTTTCCTCTTCCTGGAGAGGAGGAGCGGTTCAAACTGCTGAAACTCTACTTGAACAAATACCTTTCTGACAAAGATGACAGTGCATCCAAATGGAGCTTTTTGATCAAGAAAAGACCACAGAAGATAACCATAAAAGATTTGTCCGAAGATGTCCTTAAAGAGGCTGCCAAGAAGACCGATGGGTTCTCTGGGCGTGAAATAGCAAAACTCGTTGCCAGTGTTCAAGCAGCCGTTTATGCCCGCCCAGACTGTGTACTGGATTCCCAGCTGCTCAAAGAGGTCGTCGATTATAAAGTTGCAGAGCATCACCAGCGAATTAAACTTCAGCAGCCCAAAAACAAGTCTTAG
- the LOC123199703 gene encoding uncharacterized protein LOC123199703: MGKRIEILLICVVLFMVSTTVAFGHHEEYDTAAPTPAASWSDWAKDTFHRNFGMDKEETKAKAEELMNDAEKGTSEAASYVSEKAGEAASATSDGFSKAKEYAEGKSDEARKTMETTGKRVLSSVSESAEDAKETVKSGSGKAAESMEAAMEHGKEDVSYALDEAKSMSGTAMDYAKDKASKATEEVGAKMG, from the exons ATGGGAAAGAGAATAgaaattttgttgatatgtgTGGTGTTGTTTATGGTGTCAACCACGGTGGCGTTTGGACACCATGAGGAGTATGACACGGCTGCACCAACCCCAGCAGCGTCATGGTCTGATTGGGCCAAAGACACTTTCCATAG GAATTTCGGAATGGACAAAGAGGAAACAAAAGCGAAAGCTGAAGAACTCATGAATGATGCTGAAAAGGGAACATCTG AAGCAGCTAGTTATGTTTCCGAGAAGGCTGGCGAGGCGGCCAGTGCGACGAGCGATGGATTCAGCAAAGCGAAAGAGTATGCAGAAGGGAAGTCTGATGAGGCCAGAAAGACAATGGAAACTACAGGCAAAAGGGTATTGAGCTCAGTCTCCGAAAGCGCAGAGGATGCAAAAGAGACAGTGAAGAGTGGCTCAGGAAAGGCTGCAGAGAGCATGGAAGCAGCCATGGAACATGGAAAAGAAGACGTATCATATGCGCTCGATGAAGCTAAAAGTATGTCTGGAACAGCCATGGATTATGCAAAAGATAAGGCATCCAAGGCTACCGAAGAAGTTGGAGCCAAGATGGGGTAA
- the LOC123198657 gene encoding zinc-finger homeodomain protein 6 gives MELRDQDAEIGMPSSLVYNRASSSKVSSATINSAGGEARRDHGDAIFNSPRTLDQHPLLFSQLNQQQNFHKQHKRDLDVDSDPVPTGDEQVASRSIVATPRQAQPPQAPLQAVATAIVPSIRYRECQKNHAANMGGHVMDGCGEFMPGGEEGTVEALKCAACECHRNFHRREVEGEPQFYAPTRNNTSTRNTMLLHHHHHHQQPLQYQPHHQRFPYNNPATTVYAPMMMNFGGGGGGNSGGGPAESSSEDLNLYHSNTAGQTSVVPQSTRKRFRTKFTQEQKDKMMEFAEKLGWKMLKQDDEQVRQFCSHVGVKRQVFKVWMHNNKQASKKKQNEE, from the coding sequence ATGGAACTGAGAGACCAAGATGCAGAAATAGGGATGCCGAGTTCTTTGGTTTATAACAGGGCTTCTTCTTCAAAAGTCTCATCAGCAACAATAAATTCAGCTGGGGGAGAAGCCAGAAGAGATCATGGTGATGCTATCTTCAATTCTCCTCGAACCCTAGATCAGCATCCTCTTCTTTTTTCGCAATTGAATCagcaacaaaattttcataagcAGCACAAAAGAGATCTAGATGTTGATTCAGATCCAGTGCCCACCGGAGATGAACAAGTAGCTAGCAGATCAATCGTGGCAACCCCCAGACAAGCACAGCCACCGCAAGCACCACTGCAAGCAGTAGCTACGGCCATCGTGCCGTCGATCAGATACCGAGAATGCCAGAAGAATCACGCTGCAAATATGGGAGGTCACGTGATGGATGGCTGTGGAGAATTCATGCCAGGCGGTGAAGAAGGAACCGTCGAAGCCTTAAAATGTGCAGCTTGTGAATGTCACCGGAATTTTCACCGGAGAGAAGTTGAAGGCGAACCACAATTTTATGCACCCACTAGAAACAACACAAGTACAAGAAACACCAtgcttcttcatcatcatcaccatcatcaacAGCCACTACAATATCAGCCTCATCATCAAAGATTCCCTTACAATAATCCCGCAACGACTGTTTATGCACCCATGATGATGAACTTCGGCGGAGGCGGCGGGGGAAACAGTGGAGGGGGCCCAGCAGAGTCTTCAAGTGAAGATCTCAATCTGTATCACTCTAACACTGCTGGACAAACATCAGTCGTGCCACAGTCAACGAGGAAGAGATTTAGAACCAAGTTCACTCAagaacaaaaagataaaatgatggAATTTGCAGAAAAATTGGGATGGAAGATGCTGAAACAAGATGATGAACAAGTGCGGCAGTTTTGCTCTCATGTGGGAGTAAAGAGACAAGTTTTCAAAGTCTGGATGCATAATAATAAACAAGCTTCTAAGAAGAAgcaaaatgaagaataa